The Aedes albopictus strain Foshan chromosome 2, AalbF5, whole genome shotgun sequence region ctttggtacgaaTATAGCAGTTGTgtgcagggttgtgcagtttcaggatggtcaatgtcgattGACACTCGCtccaaccatcacttcatacgacaaacgcagtccatcaaaacataatcgattcacgcaaaagccactcaagccaaccctcgttcaatgtagagtcaaccacatccaacagcagcgaacgTCTTTTGTttccgaaccacacgatgaaacaccgaagcgagtttttgttctacgctttgcattctattcatagggcgtgctatggtgctatgtttgtgtttgctgcgccatgcaatactacttaacaaattgaccctcattcAGGCATTTTAAGACGAGAGTCACcccgcagtgagtgacatagctctgcgtcggaacgacggttaagaagcgttcggctactcatgagatttgcagagaaagagcgtggcggcggcagccaccgtatcaatgcgttcgtctcgaatgtgttcgatagcaacatagagacggtcggctgtagcgttgatggaggaagaagggcaatgttgatgttgcggcttttttgtgttatgatggtgataatgcacaagactggttgTGTGCATCTTATATGAATGAAATACTTCCTATATGGTAGTTTACAtacagtaaggtaccccggggcaagtgagaatccggggcaagtgagacctgcagccataatttttttttatttgttagttttaaggcaaacattcttcatagaaaacataggtgtcacaccaacggatactttgaattcaaaaattgttattgttctcaccataaagagaccatatatgttattgttgttcatatgtaattttcaattcactaagtgagattaacgttctgtactacattcgtcgttcaaaaatagaataacaaataaagtaaaactttttcggtttcaggataatatttggagtgcctACAAGTTATTTGgaacgaaaaagctgtaatttattttcatttattaccttttgttaactgctctcacttgccccagtgcatttcagcatctggggcaagtgagacctatgagagtaaacaaacacaatttcatagtttgatctcgctttcttcagcctaggtcgaaatttacacaaaagtgaagcgaaaatcggcgccttaagtaatcaatcgttgaattataattaattacttctattctggtGATGAAACTATTGTTTAAAATGATAAAGGTTTTgctagaacatatttttttgaaatcatctttcttcatattttcgttcaagtaatttctatttttttttcgtttttcgttgcATAATAAGGTTCTGAATGTTAGGGagccggccataaagtatgaaaaatttagaaaacgacttattcgaagttcacgatttaaaaatctttatttattaatcgtaaaattatgtaagggaaaacataacatctgtaaatcttgaaaatttttttggcgagactcatcaactacgtaatatgaagagtaagtttggaaatctttcggaatttaaccttagggcgctttttgtataaataaaatcaatttgttttgcattagctgctagagttgaatcatttttttctcagtgattcgttattgtgtgtgttacgtaatttatgcacgataccacaaatttttcccaacataaatcgctaaacatagttattcgcataagatttgtataatttatgctaccttacatatatgcagcaactgtattaagccatttgtacaaaaaatccgaataggtctcacttgccccgtgctACGcggtaaatgaagatctgctccacttttcattatatgcataatataaagaatttaaaaattttgaaacagttttaatgcccgttaataagaagaaatataccaacaatgtctgttagagccattggaattataaaattatttatgtttagaattttttggcttgacaaaaccaaactagcatttttttaggtcccacttgccccggggtaccttattgaAAAGAAAGAAGTAAacgacggatttcgcgccaactcgaacaaatgttggcagcaccctctcagcttacaacgaaactttcttggtgtgtagaccttgcccagataagccactttgcatactcatttttctaattttttttctcgacaggcttttgaaaagggctaaacttttttttatggatttttaaaaaatgtttttaatcaaaaaatgactactcctacaaaaaagtgttgtatgggtgattatcacaaaataagtcaaattttaagaaaaaaatactgaaaaaaatccaaaatgagccctacactgaaaaaaatcatttctaaaaattcaaagttgatttaaaaaaaacaccatttttgattttgatgaaattttgtttcAAGATaaaaccgtccatacatcacaagatgggcacttttaaggaaaaaagtttttcttacaaaaactttttcttgttcgaatgatttttttttcagtgtattttgttatcaacaataaaaccagtgaaggccataacaatcccagaatccaatgaaactcaattttctaggagattttgtgttatttattcaatcatttggaagggttttcctatacataaaaaacttcaaaatattacaaatgtattttcttaggaaatgtaatgtttgatcgcaatatgtattgaagtgcacttttaaatatacaattatttataattatgaattttacaaatatatatatatatatatatatatatatatatatatatatatatatatatatatatatatatatatatatatatatatatatatatatatatatatatatatatatatatatatatatatatatatgtgtcttagagccaatttcaaacatgttcttttctaatttttttcctatcatactaaatatttttggttcatcttctgaattagaatacctgtttgcctttactttgtcgccaggaataggcaaaaaactatggaatttctgagtgcctggtattgttttggcgttattatatatttcttcgagatcttctgacattttaatgtactgttcagtggatacgtaacagaaatttaatttagttatatttttatctgtctgtacaactgcccagttatataactctcgtggagttgttatggtatttccataatctcgagcaagacttgctctctttgccattcgcttgagagtgccaccaatagcatcacatggacctttaccgtgggacgttgcaaaaaaaatgccattctgctcttaatgcatgctttgactggaatctacatagactagcaaagttcttcttatttttgtattgtgatgctgccccatcagacataaaataaattttagaaaagttcgttaattgtttcataaaatctatcatttttgagatgaacaactggaccgcaactgtatcgtgagtcattacttccgatatgataatgaagctaacatttacaagtttattatctttcatatagtaaatttcaaatgggtgtattgttgcttgcgagttgttccaatgatatccttgagcagcgttttgaattatgaatgaatagttttcagagaaatcacaaatcgcaagaatttcatcatcctttaatgtatcttttttatttctgagaaatgatgattgttgtttatgaataaagtcgtgtgttataagtttgtcaattttatcaacaagatacggaacaaattcatcaacaggtttaatagtcgtttctaaattacagcgatcagtattcaaccactgctgaaatataatctcttctttgtcatttgattctaatatcaatgtaagttcctcttcaatgtgttcattacaagcacacttttcacaagcacggaaaaagcaattatctgttctggtgaaaatatcgcaaagcattttttgtattgtttcatcttgtgacacaattcttatactgttgaacattaaatttacattttcatgaatagtacatatgcatacattatgtataccagtagaatcaagtaaaatacaatgctttggtcgcaactgtgtaaatactgtgaaaccaatattcacagttttgtacatatctacaaaaatcatataagcctctttgagcgacatcatcaaaagtcgtttttgaacttgttgttttttttccatttcgaacctcagaaacaaaatcatttgttcctggcattggcctgctgatatcattatcatcaaaaaattctcttactatttgttttgtatcgtcatcaataccatgcccccttcttttttcggtggtacaaagaataccctgttcataaacaagatccttcacctgcctcgccatatacattggtgcgttaaactctcttgtgattttatttaccgaccaagacttaggaagtacagatagtattttaatctgttcgcttctgtcagttgtagggtgattgaacttatcctttaactgcataattatctcgtcatacgcctccactttgccaacatccgttgaatctattccgaagatattttttcgaactgctttcgtaatctgcaatgatttgtttatgcgatattccatacttctcatgtttctagatgagcttggcgataaactcaatgtttcagcaatggtattaaacttcttaatattatggggaccctgtagttgatctgttgacggaattgactccaatgatggaatagatggtaccatatctgtaagataaaagttaagggtaacaatataataatgaatgcagtggaaagttaatgatagttatttatgaaacgagttgcaaaaatgatttttttttcgcacaagtagtacatttatccaacgaggcttgccgggttggataaatacgaagaatactgaaaaatgtagttttgcaacgagctgcaaaatgagttatataaaagaagctaacacgttgaaggcttacttacccagctcatgttcgatttgttgaccactcgttgacggttctggttctggaacatcatgatgttgctgcccactaaatgatggttgcatagtttcgtcgtttccatccgatcggcgttttttcgtattcgggcttctgttgtgacttatcaatccacgacatgactcacaaatactcatcgattcgtcgatttcatgtgtatatcccatggaatgaatcttatctatcaatcttaatgacatgccccgtagattatgacggttgcactttggattgtttatttttgcattgcacttgaatttgttgaattttgatttatacgattgatccattacttttcagaactgcctttaataaccaaagagaagtaacgcgttgaatgataccgattcattttcttgttttgttcatatttgctttaggtacaactcttgattttttttatcgattaggtagttcgaatctaataaatagccttacctaaattaggtaagaacatggggtagaaacgtttgggtagaaattacagcagcacgtatgaaatgcgtgttctaattgtatattgtttcgtacttctagagtgctgctgcgtgaatatgggtgcattgcattgttgcatatgacacaataagtttcattgcattttgagattactagataaccttcactggtttagtttgtttaaaaaaaaaaagacactgaaaaaataataatttggacatgaaaaagtttttgttgtaaaaactttttttccttaaaagtgcccatcttgtgatgtatggacggttggtagggaacataattacctgtcttgagacaaaatttcatcaaaatcaaaaatggtgttttttttaaatcaactttgaatatttagaaatgatttttttcagtgtatttttttcttaaaatttgaattattttgtgataatcacccatacaacagttttttgtaggagtagtcattttttgactaaaaacatttttaaaaaaatccataaaaaaaagtttagcccttttcaaaagtcagtccagataaattttgaagaaactaagtatgcaaagtggcttatctagtcttggtgtacatacccagaaagtttcattgtaatctgagagggtgctgccaactccgaatacgatttggcgcgaaatccgtcaaaCATTTgatgatttccatacaaaatagccaTTTTCTGGGATCTATATCTCTGGAACCTATGAATCGATTGAGCGAAACATTTTACACAGAACTAAAATTACCTGTATTTTTAATTTCCATAGAATTCAAGAAATTTCATAGGCAAAATGTTGAAAAAGTAAACTATTTTGATCCTCATAACTTCAACTGATCTCATAATTGCTCGTACCTGTATACATATgacattttccatgaaattcccttCTCGGGAGAAGTGAGCATTAAGCATCTGGGATAATTATTACAGATAGTCTTCCTTCGACCTTCTAGAAATGGTGGTGATGTCTACTCTTGAGATCTTAGTCTATTTAAACTCAAAGATAGTTCATTGCTTCGATAAGATTTTGAAAGATCCAACCAATAAAAATGATAAAGCATTTTTTCATGGGTTATGTGCTAAGTATATGACGCGACTGCTCTAGAGTTAAACTTATTCAATTTCCAAAGTAACTACTTtcaattaaataaaaagaaaatcgcgttaagtactgttcctttgaatcccactaagaatttgcatcctttgacagatacgtatttcgacctcaactgtaaggtcatcttcagtatcttgtacttgactcgactttcaATTATTCTATCTTTTGTGCGCATACATCAAAGTGTCAGAAGTGTCGCACCAATTTGTCATTTATTACTTTGCCAAACGATGACGCCGAAAATTACGACCACAGTTAGTCTACTTCTCTTGTATTCCAAATAGTTCACAGAGAACCCGGCACTGCAGTTATACAGTAGGAAGCCATTCGAAgaaaaaagagaagaaaaaatACTTCCAGCCCAGTCAAGTGGATggatttaatgattttttatttggGTGCGCTACTGCTTGCTAATGTTCTCGCCGCGCCGCGCGCTTTTCGGTCACTTACATCTTCAAACACGTCCGCCATGCCACCGCTGCCACCGTCCAGGTCGGATATGTAGGAAAACACGTACCTTCGCACATATCACACGCGATGTACACCCAAAATAATCAGGTAGGAAAAAAGAGGAGAATAACCAAAAAATGCTATAATAAGACAGTCTCTCTTCTGCTTCTGCTGGAAGTCAGTCAAAGTACCGTTCCGTTTGCGCGGTGTAATGTAGGTACTATACCAGGCGGAGGGAGGGACTGACGTAAAGCTCGCGGTTTcgtttttcgtgttttttttttcgggggaaaATGGCAAAAGTCAGTAGGATGAACGGTTCTGGCAAGTTTCGAGGCATTGGGAGCGACAGCACCTGCACTCTGAGTGCACATTAGGTTTTCAATGTTTGGATAAGAAGGGGTGATGGGAATTAGCGCAGTAGCACTGTTATGGAATCTACCGCGGCACGGTGTACGACATGCATACCGCAGCAGCACACAGCTCAGTATCCATGTCAGATATTTCTCAATTAACTTCAAGGGTACTTCAGAGATGTCAAATTTTAAATTTACGCTCAGCTATAAATCTTGCAGGGAGCTTCATTTGCATGCACATCGTATTGATCGCACCCAGAGAAATTAAACCTGCATTCCACGGAGAAAGGTAATGAGGAGATTGCAAATATCATTAAATTTCATAAAAACAAACATATTGATGCTTAAGGATTTTGCTGTTAACACAGCCAATCATCAGCAACGCTCTACCATGacttgtcttcttcttcttctgttttATCCACTGTTTCATTTCCAAAGAATACCGATATGGCTCGGTACAAAAAAGAATCTTATTGTTTTGAGAGTTAAAAATAAGTTCAAAATATATTGTCAAAGATATTTTCTAATATTGGATGATTGGAAAAAGGGCTTGACAGTGCAAGAAGTGAGCCCAGTGAATTAGTAATTATTACAAATTTGTCATGATGAGAAGTAGTAATTTCCATGATAGCGTGTAGTATTGCTGATAACTcagcttttggtagaaatgcaatatctactttgttttaaaacatttcaccctggagttttttttatagTCCCCCCTTTTCGTAGGCGAAACTACTGCGGGTGCCGGGAGTGCCAGGCACCCCCGAGAATTTGAATGCAATAGAGTTTTGCATA contains the following coding sequences:
- the LOC134288578 gene encoding uncharacterized protein LOC134288578, which codes for MDQSYKSKFNKFKCNAKINNPKCNRHNLRGMSLRLIDKIHSMGYTHEIDESMSICESCRGLISHNRSPNTKKRRSDGNDETMQPSFSGQQHHDVPEPEPSTSGQQIEHELDMVPSIPSLESIPSTDQLQGPHNIKKFNTIAETLSLSPSSSRNMRSMEYRINKSLQITKAVRKNIFGIDSTDVGKVEAYDEIIMQLKDKFNHPTTDRSEQIKILSVLPKSWSVNKITREFNAPMYMARQVKDLVYEQGILCTTEKRRGHGIDDDTKQIVREFFDDNDISRPMPGTNDFVSEVRNGKKTTSSKTTFDDVAQRGLYDFCRYVQNCEYWFHSIYTVATKALYFT